A region from the Aeromicrobium choanae genome encodes:
- a CDS encoding DUF2510 domain-containing protein has protein sequence MTQQQAPAGWYDDPAGSGGRRYWNGSVWTDRVEGGRSAATTQRATGSRDRIPDGYMLLNGQQVPIRGSQPHQQRARISGFVIAGLIAAAAVALLFLMSTVARDSSSEPVPTEVETFEIEDFEDW, from the coding sequence GTGACACAGCAGCAGGCTCCCGCGGGCTGGTACGACGATCCGGCCGGCAGTGGCGGACGCCGCTACTGGAACGGCTCCGTGTGGACCGACCGCGTCGAGGGAGGCCGCTCCGCGGCGACGACCCAGCGCGCGACGGGCTCGCGGGACCGCATCCCCGACGGGTACATGCTGCTCAACGGCCAGCAGGTGCCGATCCGTGGCTCTCAGCCCCACCAGCAACGAGCCCGGATCAGCGGATTCGTCATCGCGGGCCTGATCGCGGCCGCGGCCGTCGCCCTGCTCTTCCTCATGAGCACCGTCGCGCGCGACTCCTCGTCCGAGCCGGTTCCCACCGAGGTGGAGACCTTCGAGATCGAGGACTTCGAGGACTGGTGA
- a CDS encoding ATP-dependent DNA ligase, with translation MDLPVMPPLAPMLAKSAKQVPHADGHLYEPKWDGFRAIVFRDGDEIEIASRSTKSLTRYFPDVVESIRQNAPGRCVLDGEIVIASDGRLSFDLLSNRIHPAESRVTMLARETPASFVAFDLLALDDRSLLDEPLSVRREALVQALSGAQPPVHVTRVTEDPEEAERWFTTFEGAGLDGVIAKRLDGAYVPNGRSMLKVKHARTADVVLAGYRLHKNSTAERPLLGSMLLGIHADDGRLQHVGVAASFTEARRAELIDELAPLELAEGESHPWDLWRDEQAQASGRLPGGQSRWTGTKDLSFVPLRPERVLEVAYEHMEGEGDQARFRHMGRFQRWRPDREPESCTYDQLEEVARYDLGDVLI, from the coding sequence ATGGACCTGCCCGTGATGCCGCCGCTGGCACCGATGCTCGCCAAGTCCGCGAAGCAGGTGCCGCACGCCGACGGCCACCTGTACGAGCCCAAGTGGGACGGCTTCCGCGCGATCGTCTTCCGCGACGGCGACGAGATCGAGATCGCCAGCCGGTCGACGAAGTCACTGACCCGCTACTTCCCCGACGTCGTCGAGTCGATCCGGCAGAACGCGCCCGGGCGCTGCGTCCTCGACGGCGAGATCGTGATCGCCAGCGACGGACGGTTGAGCTTCGACCTGCTCTCGAATCGCATCCATCCCGCGGAGTCGCGCGTCACGATGCTCGCCCGTGAGACGCCCGCCTCGTTCGTGGCGTTCGACCTCCTCGCGCTGGACGACCGCTCCCTCCTCGACGAGCCGCTGTCAGTCCGGCGTGAGGCGCTGGTGCAGGCGCTGTCGGGCGCGCAGCCGCCGGTGCATGTCACCCGAGTCACCGAGGATCCCGAGGAGGCCGAGCGCTGGTTCACGACCTTCGAGGGTGCCGGACTCGACGGCGTGATCGCGAAGCGTCTCGACGGGGCCTACGTGCCGAACGGCCGGTCGATGCTCAAGGTCAAGCACGCGCGCACGGCCGACGTCGTGCTCGCCGGCTACCGGCTCCACAAGAACTCCACGGCCGAACGGCCGCTGCTGGGCTCGATGCTGCTCGGGATCCACGCGGACGACGGACGGCTGCAGCACGTGGGCGTCGCCGCCTCGTTCACCGAGGCGCGACGAGCGGAGCTCATCGACGAGCTCGCGCCGCTGGAGCTGGCCGAGGGGGAGTCGCACCCGTGGGACCTCTGGCGCGACGAGCAGGCCCAGGCCTCGGGTCGCCTGCCCGGGGGTCAGAGCCGGTGGACGGGCACGAAGGACCTGTCGTTCGTGCCCCTGCGCCCCGAGCGGGTCCTGGAGGTCGCCTACGAGCACATGGAGGGCGAGGGCGATCAGGCCCGCTTCCGGCACATGGGCCGGTTCCAGCGCTGGCGTCCGGACCGCGAGCCGGAGTCCTGCACGTACGACCAGCTCGAGGAGGTCGCTCGCTACGACCTCGGCGACGTGCTGATCTGA
- a CDS encoding ABC transporter ATP-binding protein — protein MPSTTTTPAVEVRDLVMRYGRGGAEVRAVDGLTLTVEPGTVTSILGPNGAGKTTTIETCEGFRRPQSGRVRVLGLDPVADAAELRPRVGVMLQSGGAWLGVRAGEMLRHMASLYADPLPVEPLVERLGMASFGRTSYRRLSGGQKQRLSLAMAIVGRPELVFLDEPTAGLDPQSRRATWELVDELRRHGVTTVMTTHYMDEAQELSDHVHIVDAGRVIASGTPSELVAAGAQNTIRLRTRAGLDRDSLAKELPEGAAVAEPEPGQYVLTTEVDPAVLHRITGWCAAHDVLIESVLVEHQTLEDRFLELTGRELR, from the coding sequence GTGCCCTCGACGACGACGACTCCCGCCGTGGAGGTTCGCGACCTCGTCATGCGCTACGGCCGCGGCGGCGCGGAGGTCCGCGCGGTCGACGGACTCACCCTCACGGTCGAGCCGGGCACCGTCACGTCGATCCTCGGCCCCAACGGCGCGGGCAAGACCACCACGATCGAGACCTGCGAGGGGTTCCGCCGCCCGCAGTCGGGCCGGGTGCGTGTCCTGGGACTCGACCCCGTGGCCGACGCGGCCGAGCTGCGCCCCCGCGTCGGCGTGATGCTGCAGTCCGGCGGCGCCTGGCTGGGCGTCCGCGCCGGCGAGATGCTGCGCCACATGGCCTCGCTGTACGCCGACCCGCTGCCCGTCGAGCCACTCGTCGAGCGGCTCGGGATGGCGTCGTTCGGCCGCACCTCGTACCGGCGCCTCTCCGGCGGCCAGAAGCAGCGGCTGTCCCTCGCGATGGCCATCGTCGGGCGCCCGGAGCTGGTGTTCCTCGACGAGCCCACCGCGGGCCTCGACCCGCAGTCGCGACGGGCCACGTGGGAGCTCGTCGACGAGCTGCGCCGCCACGGCGTGACGACCGTGATGACGACGCACTACATGGACGAGGCCCAGGAGCTCTCCGACCACGTCCACATCGTCGATGCCGGCCGCGTGATCGCCTCGGGAACGCCCTCCGAACTCGTGGCCGCGGGCGCCCAGAACACGATCCGCCTGCGCACGCGCGCGGGCCTCGACCGCGACTCGCTGGCCAAGGAGCTGCCCGAGGGCGCCGCCGTGGCCGAGCCCGAGCCGGGACAGTACGTCCTCACCACGGAGGTCGACCCGGCCGTCCTGCACCGCATCACCGGCTGGTGCGCGGCCCACGACGTGCTGATCGAGTCCGTCCTGGTCGAGCACCAGACCCTCGAGGACCGGTTCCTCGAGCTCACCGGGCGGGAGCTGCGATGA
- a CDS encoding ABC transporter permease, with amino-acid sequence MTSLDLSPAPGAASRLRRTWAQTAMELKLTVRNGEQMVVTFVIPILLLVVGSRSDRFIDSDRPLDVLAPGVLALAIVSTSFTSLAIATAFERRYGVLKRLGATPLSRGGLLAGKVGAVAILQLAQFAVLGGLAVALGWRPEAPVAGTCWLLVLGLLGTVAFGGLGLLLAGTLRAEATLALANLVYVLLLVGGGLLLPLDQYPEAVRGLLSLLPSGALGEGLRDAFMTGSPGTFSVAVIAAWAVGAAAAAGRWFRWE; translated from the coding sequence ATGACGTCCCTCGACCTCTCCCCCGCGCCGGGCGCCGCGTCGCGCCTGCGCCGCACGTGGGCCCAGACCGCGATGGAGCTGAAGCTCACGGTCCGCAACGGCGAGCAGATGGTGGTCACCTTCGTGATCCCGATCCTGCTGCTCGTCGTCGGCTCCCGGTCCGACCGGTTCATCGACAGCGACCGCCCTCTCGACGTGCTGGCACCCGGCGTGCTCGCGCTCGCCATCGTCTCGACGTCGTTCACGTCGCTCGCGATCGCCACGGCGTTCGAGCGCCGCTACGGCGTGCTCAAGCGCCTCGGCGCCACTCCCCTGTCCCGCGGCGGCCTGCTCGCCGGCAAGGTCGGCGCGGTTGCGATCCTGCAGCTCGCGCAGTTCGCGGTCCTCGGCGGACTGGCCGTCGCCCTCGGCTGGCGGCCCGAGGCTCCCGTCGCCGGCACCTGCTGGCTCCTCGTGCTGGGCCTGCTCGGCACCGTGGCGTTCGGCGGGCTCGGCCTGCTCCTGGCCGGCACGCTGCGCGCCGAGGCCACGCTGGCCCTGGCCAATCTCGTCTACGTGCTGCTCCTGGTCGGCGGCGGCCTGCTGCTGCCGCTCGACCAGTACCCCGAGGCCGTCCGCGGCCTGTTGTCGCTGCTGCCCTCGGGCGCTCTCGGCGAAGGGCTGCGCGATGCATTCATGACCGGCTCTCCCGGTACGTTCTCCGTGGCGGTGATCGCCGCGTGGGCCGTGGGTGCCGCGGCAGCCGCCGGAAGGTGGTTCCGATGGGAGTGA
- a CDS encoding COX15/CtaA family protein, which translates to MGVSAVSRRTVSKSTVEKWAWANLVANTLIILTGGLVRLTASGLGCPTWPRCTDESFVPHGALGWHGAIEFGNRMLTYVLVVVAIGAVVATWRWTDATRTQLRLVLGIAVGIPFQGVIGGITVLTDLNPWIVSLHLILSMALVVASTVFLVSLREAEGTVEPRAAWVVRAAYVVLLAAIYLGTIVTGSGPHAGDADAPRNDLDPAWWSRTHAISVWLFLILTVVAIVLLRDRARRIGLLVLVAGLAQGLIGYVQYFTDLPIVLVAAHLVGAAVLLAVTTWWWLSARPAAS; encoded by the coding sequence ATGGGAGTGAGCGCGGTCTCGCGACGCACCGTGTCGAAGTCGACGGTCGAGAAGTGGGCGTGGGCCAACCTCGTCGCCAACACCCTGATCATCCTGACGGGGGGCCTGGTGCGGCTCACCGCCTCGGGCCTGGGCTGCCCCACGTGGCCCCGCTGCACCGACGAGTCGTTCGTCCCCCACGGTGCCCTTGGCTGGCACGGCGCGATCGAGTTCGGCAACCGCATGCTGACCTACGTCCTGGTCGTCGTCGCCATCGGCGCCGTCGTCGCCACGTGGCGCTGGACCGACGCCACGCGCACGCAGCTGCGCCTCGTGCTGGGCATCGCCGTCGGCATCCCGTTCCAGGGCGTCATCGGCGGCATCACGGTGCTGACCGACCTCAACCCGTGGATCGTCTCGCTGCACCTGATCCTGTCGATGGCGCTGGTCGTCGCGTCCACGGTGTTCCTGGTGTCCCTGCGCGAGGCGGAGGGCACGGTGGAGCCCCGGGCCGCCTGGGTGGTGCGGGCGGCGTACGTCGTGCTGCTCGCGGCGATCTACCTGGGGACGATCGTGACGGGCAGCGGCCCGCACGCGGGCGACGCCGATGCCCCGCGCAACGACCTCGATCCCGCCTGGTGGAGCCGGACCCACGCCATCTCCGTGTGGCTGTTCCTCATCCTGACCGTCGTGGCCATCGTGCTGCTGCGCGACCGGGCGCGCCGCATCGGCCTGCTCGTGCTCGTGGCCGGGCTCGCCCAGGGGCTGATCGGCTACGTGCAGTACTTCACTGATCTGCCGATCGTGCTGGTGGCGGCCCACCTGGTCGGCGCGGCCGTTCTGCTGGCGGTGACCACGTGGTGGTGGCTGTCGGCCCGTCCCGCCGCATCGTGA
- a CDS encoding GNAT family N-acetyltransferase has translation MTARIRPVEPDDWSRWRAIRLRALDEDAPAFACSAHAWLDGGDTEQRWRERIAAPGRLFLATMDGRDVAMIGLAPGDEPELISMWVAPEARRSGIGVALVETVVREAGARALSLRVMALNAGAIAFYERCGFVLTGDPVDDEGTLTMRRDGPTATTTWSPPAERPRRPGGPPPARSADQ, from the coding sequence GTGACGGCCCGGATCCGGCCCGTCGAGCCCGACGACTGGTCGCGCTGGCGCGCGATCCGGTTGCGTGCCCTCGACGAGGACGCCCCCGCGTTCGCGTGCAGCGCCCACGCGTGGTTGGACGGCGGCGACACCGAGCAGCGCTGGCGGGAGCGGATCGCCGCGCCGGGCCGGCTCTTCCTCGCGACGATGGACGGCCGGGACGTCGCGATGATCGGACTGGCCCCCGGAGACGAGCCCGAGCTGATCTCGATGTGGGTCGCGCCGGAGGCCCGCCGCAGCGGGATCGGCGTGGCACTCGTCGAGACGGTCGTGCGCGAGGCGGGTGCGCGGGCGCTGAGCCTGCGCGTCATGGCGCTGAACGCCGGCGCGATCGCGTTCTACGAGAGGTGTGGCTTCGTGCTGACCGGTGATCCGGTCGACGACGAGGGCACGCTCACGATGCGGCGGGACGGGCCGACAGCCACCACCACGTGGTCACCGCCAGCAGAACGGCCGCGCCGACCAGGTGGGCCGCCACCAGCACGATCGGCAGATCAGTGA
- a CDS encoding heme o synthase: MTVTPHASDEHTRIDRPSRRDVVLAYVALTKPRIIELLLLTTVPVMFLAQKGVPDLWLVVATLIGGSLSAGSANALNCVVDADIDQKMRRTARRPLPRHQVGTQAALKFGLILGVLSTAWLGLTVNWLSSALALAANVFYVVGYTMILKRRTTQNIVWGGAAGCFPPLIGWTAVTNELAWTPFLLFLVVFFWTPPHFWALAMRYREDYAAADVPMLPSVAPSAEVGRQIVRYTWATVLTSVLVWPVADTGWFFPSMAILLGIVFLLEAYDLRARARETEDLSVIKPMRLFHFSNAYLALLFVAAAIDPFIG, from the coding sequence GTGACCGTCACTCCGCACGCCTCCGACGAGCACACCCGAATCGATCGGCCCAGCCGCCGCGATGTGGTGCTCGCCTACGTGGCCCTGACCAAGCCCCGCATCATCGAGCTGCTGCTGTTGACCACCGTTCCGGTGATGTTCCTGGCCCAGAAGGGCGTTCCGGACCTGTGGCTCGTGGTGGCGACCCTGATCGGCGGCTCGCTCTCGGCCGGATCGGCGAACGCGCTCAACTGTGTCGTCGACGCCGACATCGACCAGAAGATGCGACGCACGGCACGTCGCCCGCTGCCCCGTCACCAGGTGGGCACGCAGGCCGCGCTGAAGTTCGGGCTCATCCTCGGCGTGCTCTCCACGGCCTGGCTCGGCCTGACGGTCAACTGGCTCTCGTCGGCGCTCGCGCTGGCCGCCAACGTCTTCTACGTCGTGGGCTACACGATGATCCTCAAGCGGCGCACCACGCAGAACATCGTGTGGGGCGGCGCCGCGGGCTGCTTCCCGCCGCTGATCGGCTGGACCGCCGTCACGAACGAGCTGGCCTGGACCCCCTTCCTGCTGTTCCTGGTGGTCTTCTTCTGGACGCCGCCGCACTTCTGGGCGCTGGCGATGCGCTACCGCGAGGACTACGCCGCCGCCGATGTGCCGATGCTGCCCTCGGTCGCCCCGTCGGCCGAGGTCGGCCGCCAGATCGTCCGCTACACGTGGGCCACCGTCCTGACCTCGGTGCTGGTGTGGCCGGTCGCCGACACGGGCTGGTTCTTCCCGTCGATGGCGATCCTGCTGGGCATCGTCTTCCTGCTGGAGGCCTACGACCTGCGGGCCCGCGCCCGCGAGACCGAGGACCTGTCGGTCATCAAGCCGATGCGGCTGTTCCACTTCTCGAACGCGTACCTGGCCCTGCTGTTCGTGGCCGCCGCGATCGATCCCTTCATCGGCTGA
- the tkt gene encoding transketolase, translated as MTNAPHATEPTIDWSDVDDRAVNTARLLAADAVQKAGHGHPGTAMSLAPAAYLIYQKLMRHDPADPSWIGRDRFVLSCGHSSLTQYIQLFLSGYPMSLDDLKSLRTWGSQTPGHPEYGHTPGVEVTTGPLGQGVANAVGMAMAARRERGLFDPFAGPGESPFDHDIYAICSDGDLQEGVSGEASSLAGLQELGNLTLLYDDNKISIEDDTDVAFTEDVALRYEAYGWHVQTVDWTHGGGEYREDVHALADAFASAKLVTDRPSLIVLRTIIAWPAPNAQNTGAAHGSALGADEIKATKELLGFDPEVDFAVDDEVLEHTRGAIQRGADAREEWQTRFDLWVTANGERKTLLDRLTSRELPDGWDADLPVYEPNEKGVATRVASGDFLSAAAPHLPELWGGSADLAGSNNTTPKDQPSFLPPQNSTKKFSGDWYGRVLHFGIREHAMGSIMNGIALHGPTRPYGGTFLVFSDYMRPAVRLAALQELPVTYVWTHDSIGLGEDGPTHQPVEHLAALRTIPGLDVVRPADANETVAVWSTILQRHHRPAALALSRQNLPVFPRDGEYAPASEAAKGAYVLLDSPAELHHATPDVIIVATGSEVQLAVEARSTLAEQGIGARVVSMPCREWFEEQDQAYRDSVIPPHVRARVVVEAGVAFGWRDIVGDAGRIVSLEHFGASANYSELYERFGITAASTAAAATESIQAAQHEGGVPVFARPTGPVLPDTTH; from the coding sequence GTGACCAACGCCCCCCATGCCACTGAACCGACGATCGACTGGTCGGACGTGGACGACCGCGCCGTGAACACGGCGCGTCTGCTGGCGGCCGACGCCGTCCAGAAGGCCGGACACGGCCACCCCGGAACCGCGATGAGCCTGGCTCCCGCCGCGTACCTGATCTACCAGAAGCTGATGCGCCACGATCCCGCCGATCCGTCGTGGATCGGCCGCGACCGGTTCGTGCTGTCGTGCGGCCACTCGAGCCTGACCCAGTACATCCAGCTCTTCCTGTCGGGCTACCCCATGTCGCTCGACGACCTCAAGAGCCTGCGCACGTGGGGCAGCCAGACCCCCGGCCACCCCGAGTACGGCCACACCCCGGGCGTCGAGGTGACCACGGGCCCGCTGGGCCAGGGCGTCGCCAACGCGGTGGGCATGGCGATGGCCGCCCGCCGCGAGCGCGGCCTGTTCGATCCCTTCGCGGGTCCGGGCGAGAGCCCGTTCGACCACGACATCTACGCGATCTGCTCCGACGGCGACCTGCAGGAGGGCGTCTCGGGCGAGGCCTCCTCGCTGGCCGGCCTGCAGGAGCTGGGCAACCTCACCCTGCTCTACGACGACAACAAGATCTCCATCGAGGACGACACCGACGTGGCGTTCACCGAGGACGTCGCCCTGCGCTACGAGGCCTACGGCTGGCACGTGCAGACCGTCGACTGGACCCACGGCGGCGGCGAGTACCGCGAGGACGTGCACGCCCTCGCCGACGCGTTCGCCTCCGCGAAGCTGGTCACCGACCGCCCGAGCCTCATCGTGCTGCGCACGATCATCGCGTGGCCCGCGCCGAACGCGCAGAACACCGGCGCGGCACACGGCTCGGCACTGGGCGCCGACGAGATCAAGGCCACCAAGGAACTGCTCGGCTTCGACCCCGAGGTCGACTTCGCCGTCGACGACGAGGTGCTCGAGCACACCCGCGGCGCGATCCAGCGCGGTGCCGACGCCCGTGAGGAGTGGCAGACCCGCTTCGACCTCTGGGTCACCGCGAACGGCGAGCGCAAGACCCTGCTCGACCGCCTGACCTCGCGCGAGCTCCCCGACGGCTGGGACGCCGACCTCCCGGTCTACGAGCCGAACGAGAAGGGCGTCGCCACGCGCGTGGCGTCGGGCGACTTCCTGTCGGCCGCCGCACCGCACCTGCCCGAGCTGTGGGGCGGCTCGGCCGACCTCGCCGGCTCGAACAACACGACCCCGAAGGACCAGCCGTCCTTCCTGCCGCCGCAGAACTCCACCAAGAAGTTCTCCGGCGACTGGTACGGACGCGTGCTGCACTTCGGCATCCGCGAGCACGCGATGGGCTCGATCATGAACGGCATCGCGCTGCACGGCCCCACCCGGCCGTACGGCGGCACGTTCCTGGTCTTCAGCGACTACATGCGTCCCGCGGTGCGCCTCGCCGCCCTGCAGGAGCTGCCCGTCACGTACGTGTGGACGCACGACTCCATCGGCCTGGGCGAGGACGGTCCGACGCACCAGCCGGTCGAGCACCTCGCCGCGCTGCGAACGATCCCCGGGCTCGACGTGGTCCGCCCGGCCGACGCGAACGAGACCGTGGCCGTCTGGTCCACGATCCTGCAGCGCCACCACCGCCCCGCGGCGCTCGCGCTCAGCCGGCAGAACCTGCCGGTCTTCCCGCGCGACGGCGAGTACGCGCCGGCCTCGGAGGCCGCCAAGGGCGCGTACGTGCTGCTGGACTCCCCCGCCGAGCTGCACCACGCCACGCCCGACGTGATCATCGTGGCCACCGGCTCGGAGGTGCAGCTCGCCGTCGAGGCACGCAGCACGCTGGCCGAGCAGGGCATCGGCGCGCGCGTCGTCTCGATGCCGTGCCGCGAATGGTTCGAGGAGCAGGACCAGGCCTACCGCGACAGCGTGATCCCGCCCCACGTGCGGGCACGCGTGGTCGTCGAGGCCGGTGTCGCCTTCGGCTGGCGTGACATCGTCGGCGACGCGGGACGCATCGTCTCCCTCGAGCACTTCGGTGCCTCGGCCAACTACAGCGAGCTCTACGAGCGCTTCGGCATCACGGCCGCCTCCACGGCCGCCGCGGCGACGGAGTCCATCCAGGCCGCCCAGCACGAAGGGGGCGTGCCGGTCTTCGCCCGACCGACCGGCCCGGTGCTCCCCGACACGACCCACTGA
- the tal gene encoding transaldolase has protein sequence MTERLKALSDAGVSIWLDDLSRERIETGNLAQLVTDRHVVGVTTNPTIFASALAKGEKYEKQVAELKASGADVDATVFAITTKDVRDACDILRPVYDATDGFDGRVSIEVEPGLARDTDGTVEMAERLWNEIDRPNLLIKIPATREGLPAIAASIAKGISVNVTLIFSLERYRGVMDAYLYGLEQAAAEGRDLSKIHSVASFFVSRVDAEVDGRLPQDSPLRGKAALANAWLAYAAYEEVFGSDRAKELLAKGAHPQRPLWASTGVKDPAYSDTLYVTELVVQGTVNTMPEKTLDAFADHGEVTGDTVTGRAAEAQQVIDDLEAQGISYDEVVEKLEDEGLQKFDDSWAELLDTVRAELDKA, from the coding sequence ATGACCGAACGACTGAAGGCTCTCAGCGACGCGGGGGTGTCGATCTGGCTCGACGACCTCTCCCGCGAGCGGATCGAGACCGGCAACCTCGCCCAGCTGGTGACCGATCGCCACGTCGTGGGCGTCACCACGAACCCCACGATCTTCGCGTCCGCGCTCGCCAAGGGTGAGAAGTACGAGAAGCAGGTCGCCGAGCTGAAGGCCTCCGGCGCCGACGTCGACGCCACGGTCTTCGCGATCACGACCAAGGACGTGCGCGACGCGTGCGACATCCTGCGCCCGGTCTACGACGCCACCGACGGCTTCGACGGCCGCGTGTCGATCGAGGTCGAGCCGGGGCTCGCGCGCGACACCGACGGCACGGTCGAGATGGCCGAGCGACTGTGGAACGAGATCGACCGCCCGAACCTGCTGATCAAGATCCCCGCCACCCGGGAGGGCCTGCCGGCGATCGCCGCGTCGATCGCCAAGGGCATCAGCGTCAACGTCACGCTGATCTTCTCCCTCGAGCGCTACCGCGGCGTGATGGACGCGTACCTCTACGGACTCGAGCAGGCGGCGGCCGAGGGTCGCGACCTGTCGAAGATCCACTCGGTCGCGTCGTTCTTCGTCAGCCGCGTCGACGCCGAGGTCGACGGCCGGCTCCCCCAGGACAGCCCGCTGCGTGGCAAGGCCGCGCTCGCGAACGCGTGGCTGGCCTACGCGGCCTACGAGGAGGTCTTCGGGTCCGACCGCGCCAAGGAGCTGCTCGCCAAGGGCGCGCACCCGCAGCGCCCCCTGTGGGCCTCCACGGGCGTCAAGGACCCGGCCTACTCCGACACGCTCTACGTCACCGAGCTGGTCGTGCAGGGCACGGTCAACACGATGCCCGAGAAGACGCTCGATGCCTTCGCCGACCACGGCGAGGTCACCGGCGACACGGTCACCGGGCGTGCGGCCGAGGCCCAGCAGGTGATCGACGACCTCGAGGCGCAGGGCATCTCCTACGACGAGGTCGTCGAGAAGCTCGAGGACGAGGGGCTGCAGAAGTTCGACGACTCGTGGGCCGAGCTGCTCGACACCGTCCGGGCCGAGCTCGACAAGGCCTGA
- a CDS encoding glucose-6-phosphate isomerase has protein sequence MTNRLRVHPPQHESVDGAVQALVSERFASRLFAEDGTLWGPEAESEASIRLSWVTLHESSRALVPDIVALRDELASRGITRVVLCGMGGSSLAPEVICAAAGVPLDVLDSSQPDMVRSAVHDLESTVVVVSSKSGGTVETDSQRRIFEQAFTDAGLDPTGHIVVVTDPGSPLDEEATSAGYRVFRADPHVGGRYSALTAFGLVPSGLAGADIGALLDQAGELVPSLDDDTADNDGLVLGAALGVAAREGVDKVVLFDHDGHGLGDWIEQLVAESTGKDATGILPVVAQSASDPTTADEFVVHLGTDEVPDAPWAAAVKGSLGGQFLIWEVATAVAGRLLSIDPFDQPDVESAKAAARELLGGDASLPDPDHAGEVADIYGSSAQSIEDAIAELLGRVGEREYVALQFYLDRWALKGLESLAPELAGRLSRPVTFGWGPRFLHSTGQYHKGGTPVGVFLQVTCDPVEDLPVPGRDFTLGQFIVSQAAGDAQVLRDKGRPVLRLHLHDVEAGLRAIKDSLA, from the coding sequence ATGACGAACCGGCTCCGCGTCCACCCGCCCCAGCACGAGTCGGTCGACGGCGCCGTCCAGGCGCTCGTCTCGGAACGGTTCGCCTCACGGCTGTTCGCCGAGGACGGGACCCTCTGGGGTCCCGAGGCGGAGTCCGAGGCGTCCATCCGGCTCTCCTGGGTGACCCTGCACGAGTCCTCGCGCGCGCTCGTCCCCGACATCGTCGCCCTGCGCGACGAGCTGGCCTCCCGCGGGATCACCCGCGTGGTGCTGTGCGGGATGGGCGGTTCGTCGCTCGCGCCCGAGGTCATCTGCGCCGCCGCCGGCGTCCCGCTCGACGTCCTGGACTCGTCGCAGCCCGACATGGTGCGGTCGGCGGTCCACGACCTCGAGAGCACCGTCGTGGTGGTGTCGAGCAAGTCGGGCGGCACCGTCGAGACCGACAGCCAGCGCCGGATCTTCGAGCAGGCGTTCACCGACGCCGGTCTCGACCCGACGGGACACATCGTGGTCGTGACCGACCCGGGCTCGCCTCTCGACGAGGAAGCCACCTCCGCGGGCTATCGGGTCTTCCGGGCCGATCCCCACGTGGGCGGCCGCTACTCGGCCCTCACCGCGTTCGGGCTGGTTCCCAGCGGTCTGGCCGGCGCCGACATCGGCGCGCTGCTCGACCAGGCCGGCGAGCTCGTGCCCTCCCTGGACGACGACACCGCCGACAACGACGGCCTCGTGCTCGGCGCCGCGCTCGGCGTGGCCGCGCGCGAGGGAGTCGACAAGGTCGTCCTGTTCGACCACGACGGTCACGGCCTCGGCGACTGGATCGAGCAGCTCGTGGCGGAGTCCACGGGCAAGGACGCCACCGGCATCCTCCCGGTCGTGGCGCAGTCGGCGTCCGACCCGACCACCGCCGACGAGTTCGTCGTGCACCTGGGCACCGACGAGGTGCCCGACGCCCCCTGGGCGGCAGCGGTGAAGGGATCCCTCGGTGGCCAGTTCCTGATCTGGGAGGTCGCCACGGCCGTCGCCGGACGCCTGCTGTCGATCGACCCGTTCGACCAGCCCGACGTCGAGAGCGCGAAGGCGGCGGCACGCGAGCTGCTGGGCGGCGACGCCTCGCTCCCCGACCCCGACCACGCCGGCGAGGTGGCCGACATCTACGGATCGTCGGCCCAGAGCATCGAGGACGCCATCGCCGAGCTGCTCGGCCGGGTCGGCGAGCGGGAGTACGTCGCGCTGCAGTTCTACCTCGACCGCTGGGCCCTGAAGGGGCTGGAGTCGCTGGCGCCCGAGCTCGCGGGCCGGCTCTCTCGGCCCGTCACGTTCGGCTGGGGTCCGCGCTTCCTGCACTCGACGGGCCAGTACCACAAGGGCGGCACCCCGGTCGGGGTGTTCCTCCAGGTCACCTGCGACCCGGTCGAGGACCTCCCCGTCCCCGGGCGCGACTTCACCCTCGGCCAGTTCATCGTCTCCCAGGCCGCCGGCGACGCCCAGGTCCTGCGCGACAAGGGACGCCCGGTCCTGCGCCTGCACCTGCACGACGTCGAGGCAGGACTGCGAGCGATCAAGGACTCCCTGGCATGA